GTTATCAACCCTTCTGACGACCCGGTTGCCGCGGCGCAGGCCGTAGTGCTTAGCCAGGCCCAGGCGCAGACCAGCCAGTTTAAAACGGCACGGGTCTTTGCGACCAACAGCGTCAGTCAGGAAGAGACGAACCTGCAACAGGTGACTACGGTCATCCAGGGCGCTCAGAGCGTGGTAGTGGCCGCCGCCAGCGGCACGCTGTCTGACGACGACCGTCAGTCTTATGCGACCCAGCTTGAAGGGATGCGTGACCAGTTGCTGAACCTGGCGAACTCGACAGACGGCAATGGCCGCTATATGTTCGCCGGTTACAAAACTGATGCGGCGCCCTTTACAAAGGCAGCAGACGGCTCTGTAACTTATACCGGTGGCGATACGGCGATCACGCAGAAAGTGGATGCTAACAGGACTATGACCACCAGCCACACCGGCAGTCAGGTATTCCTGTCCGTCACCAGTAATGCTGAGAAAGATGCAGATGGCAATACTGTGGATGCCAACATTTTTGACACCCTGAATAACGCTATCAAAGCATTAAACACGCCCGTTGCTGATGCCAGCGATGCCGATACCAAAGCGGCGGCAGATGCAGTGAGCAAGCTGAGCCGTGGTCTCTCTAACTCGCTGAACAACGTCTCGAAAATTCGTTCTGAACTCGGGACACAGCTCAGTGAGCTGGAGAGCCTGGATGCCAAGGGCGAAGACACTGCACTGAATCAGTCCACGCAGATGAGCGGGCTGGTGGATGTGGATTACACCGCCGCTATTTCAAGCTATACCATGCAGCAGACGGCCTTACAGGCTTCTTATAAAGTCTTTACCGATATGTCCTCACTGTCTCTGTTTAAACTGAACGCCTGATCATCCAACTTTGAACGTGCTTTAACCGGGTACGTTCCTTTTCTCCCGCTGTCGTTTTTCGATAGCGGGTTTTTTTTGTCTTTTATCTGGCCCAATGCCGCGCTCACTCTGTTTCTCTGGCCATATTAATTACCGTAGCCGTAGCCGTAGCCGTAGCCGTCAGGCAGGCATGAGGGCAGACCGTTACAGGTAGCGGGCTGGAAAAGATGGCTGGCAGGAAGTAAGAGATAACAGGCAGGAAGAGAAATCGGGCATATCGGGCAGGAAGAGATAGCAGGTAAAAAAAAGCCCCGGTCGGAAGACCGGGGCTTTTTCAGTCAGGCATTAACTACTCTGGGCGGGTAGCCGGGGCAGTTGCCTGGTGAGTGGCAGAATGACCGCCAGCAGAACCCTTACCGTCAAAGTCAAAGGCAGGGCGAACCCAGTCACTCTGACGAGCCGGTGCAGGCTGATACTCAGGCGCAGGCGCTTTGGTCATCGGTGCCGTAGCGTGATGCTTGAAAGCAGGCTGAGCCGGAGCAGAGGTCTGCGGTGCAGCAGCAGGAGCCTCAGCCGGAGCAGAGGCCTGCGGTGCAGCAGCAGGAGCCACAGCCGGAGCAGAGACCTGCGGTGCAGCAGCAGGGGCCGCAGCCGGAGCAGAGGCCTGCGGTGCAGCAGCAGGAGCCGCAGCCGGAGCAGAGGCCTGCGGTGCAGCAGCAGGAGCCGCAGCCGGAGCAGAGGCCTGCGGTGCAGCAGCAGGAGCCTCAGCCGGAGCAGAGACCTGCGGTGCAGCAGCAGGAGGAGCTACAGGCTCGTCACGGGCTGGAACCGGTGCATGAGGCTCAGTCGCTTCAATGCGCTCAGCCACGGCTTCCGGTGCAGAGAGCACTTCTTTAACCTGCTGTTCAGTAGTTGGGCTGACATCAGCGGCAGTATCAGCAGCCTGCTGGCTGACTTTTTCTGCAATGCGCTGTTCTTCAGCCTGCTTAGCGTCTTCAACGATTTCTTCAACCGCATCAACAAAAGCTTCCACCGCCGGGCGGGTCTCTTCCGCTGGCAGCGCTTCCTGAGCAACAGCATCAGCGACAGGTTCATCAGCAGCAGAAATCACCGCAGGTTGTTCGTTAACCGGCGTTTCAATAGCGGCAGTTTCATCTGTGTTTACCAGCGTCACTTCCGGTTTATTTTCCGGCTGTGGCTCAGCGATATGCACTGGCTGGGCTTCGGCAACGTCAGCAGAGTGGGCCGCTTCAGTTGAGGCTACAGCAACGGCGTCCGCCGTATCCTGATGACCGTAATCCGGCACCACAGACTGCTCGTGCTCGTGCTCATCCGCAGCATGGGCTACCGGATAAGTGATCCACACTTTGCCTGATGCCATTTCCGGAGAAGCAGCAGCAAAGGTCAGTGGCATTGGCGACTGGTTAGGGTAACGCTCATCACGGTAACGACGACGACGCTGACCACTCACACGCAGATGACGTGGAGAGCGGCGCGAGCGGCGTGGCATGCTGTTGCTGTCACGATCTTCGCTTTCTTCCGCTTCGCTGTGGTTTTCCACTGCAACAGGAGCCTGAACGGGAGCCTCTTCTTCTGCCGGAGCGAAAGAGCGGGCTGCCGTTTGTTCAGCGGTTTCGATACGCACTTTCTGATCCAGCTGACGCGGTTTGCGACGCGGCATAACCTGAACGTGCTCTTCGCCTTCTGCCGCTTCTTCAATCGGCGCAGCTTCAGCAACCTGAGCCAGTTCTGCAACTTTCTCATCCTGTGGAGCCTGACGCTTTTCATCCTGACGACGACGCGGCTGACGCTCACGACGAGGCTGCTGCTGCTGTGACTCTTCAGCTACTGGCTGGAGATCGTCACGAACTTCTGCAGCGGCAGGTGCGTTACGCTTGTTACGACGGTTTTCTTCACGGTTTTCAGCAGCAGGATCGCGGTCGCGTACCATGCGCTCATTACGGTTAGAGTTACGGTCATTACGAGGGTTACGATCGTTGCGCTCGTTACGGTCTGAACGTTCAGTATTACGATCGGCATTGCGGTCAGTATTACGATCAGCATTACGGTCGTTGCGGTCAACATTGCGATCCGCGTTACGGTCATTGCGATCTGAATTGCGGTCGTTGCGATCTCCACCGCGGTCGTTACGGTCACCACTGCGATCGTTACGGTCACTGTAACGTTCTGAGCGGTCACCGTTATTACGGTCACGACGGTTGTTCTGACGGCGGTTGTTACGACGTTCACCGCGTGGTGGTGCCGCTTCCGGCGCTTTCTCTTCTTCCACAACTACTGGCTGAGGCTGCTCTGCTGGCTTCTCTTCACCGGCAAACATTTTCTTCAGACCACGGAAGAGACGACTCATCAGGCCTGGCTCTGCGGCAGCTGGTGCTGGCGCTGCAGGGGTTGCCTGAGGTTCAGCAGCAGCCTGAGGAGCAGCCGCTACGGCTTCCTGCGGGGCAGGAGGGGCATCAGGCATCACGAAAGCAGCCAGAGCCGGTTGCTCAGGGCGTTTACGCTCGGCATGCTCTTCTTCAGAAGGCAATGCCATTTCAGCTTCATGCAGCTTCGGCAGATGGTAGCTCAGGGTTTGCGTCTCTTCGCCACTGCGGACACGCAAAACAGAGTAATGCGGGGTTTGCATCTGATCGTTAGGAACGATGATCGCTTTCACGCCGCCCTGACGTTTTTCGATAGCGCTGACAGCTTCACGTTTTTCGTTCAGCAGGTAAGAAGCCACCTGGACCGGAACGATAGCGTGAACTTCTTTGGTGTTCTCTTTCAGCGCTTCTTCTTCAATCAGACGCAGGATAGAGAGAGCCAGCGATTCGTTATCACGGATGGTGCCGGTACCGCTGCAGCGTGGGCAAACGTGATGGCTGGACTCGCCCAGGGAAGGGCTGAGGCGCTGACGCGACATCTCCAGCAGGCCGAACCGGGAGATATGGCTGATCTGGATACGCGCACGATCCTGACGAACCGCTTCACGCAGGCGATTTTCTACCGCACGCTGGTGGCGCACTGGTGTCATATCGATAAAGTCGATAACGATCAGGCCGCCCAGGTCACGCAGACGCAGCTGGCGGGCAATTTCATCTGCCGCTTCCAGGTTGGTGTTGAAGGCGGTTTCCTCAATATCGCCACCGCGGGTTGCGCGGGCGGAGTTGATATCGATAGCGGTAAGCGCTTCAGTGGAGTCGATAACAATTGAGCCACCGGATGGCAGACGCACTTCACGCTGGAAGGCAGACTCAATCTGCGATTCGATCTGGTAATGGCTGAACAGCGGGATTTCACCGGTGTAAAGTTTGATTTTGCTGCTGAAGTCCGGACGACCCAACGCCGCAATGTGCTGACGGGCCAACTCCAGAACCTTCGGGTTATCGATAAGGATTTCACCGATATCCTGACGCAGATAGTCGCGGAACGCGCGGACAATGACGTTGCTCTCCTGATGGATCAGGAATGGAGCAGGGCGGCTATCAGCGGCTTTCTTAATGGCTTCCCAATGCTTCATACGGAAGCTCAAATCCCACTGCAATGCTTCAGCAGATTTGCCCACACCAGCAGTACGAACGATCAGACCCATGCCTTCAGGCAGCTCAAGTGCAGAAAGCGCTTCCTTAAGTTCAGTACGATCGTCGCCTTCAATACGACGGGAAATACCGCCAGCACGTGGGTTATTAGGCATCAACACCAGGTAGCTGCCGGCCAGGCTGATAAAGGTGGTTAAGGCTGCGCCTTTATTACCCCGTTCTTCTTTATCAATCTGAACGATAACTTCCTGACCTTCACGCAATACGTCCTTGATATTCGGGCGTCCGTGAGAGGAATAGTTGCTGGGAAAGTATTCGCGGGAGATTTCTTTCAGAGGGAGGAAACCGTGTCTTTCAGCACCGTAATCGACAAATGCTGCTTCAAGACTGGGTTCAATGCGAGTGATCTTGCCTTTATAGATGTTGGCTTTTTTCTGTTCGTGTCCTGGGCTTTCAATATCCAGGTCGTACAGGCGCTGTCCATCCACGAGAGCGACACGCAACTCTTCCTGCTGAGTTGCGTTTATCAACATTCTTTTCATCGTAACTTACTCATTATTCTTACATTAGTGACAAAGCTACGGGCAATAGTAACGCTGGACGCGAGTAACCGATGGCCCCGAGTCTCATCGCAAAGCCGTCAACCTCACGGTTGTCGCCTGCTAAGGGGCGCAAAATCTCGGCAGCCTGTTTTTCATTTGGAAAAACAGCGCTTTTAAAAAAGGGGGAACCGCCAGTGAGTAACCAGAGTGAACCAATCCCGTCTTGTCGTCCAGGCTGCAACCCGCAGCCCGCTAAATGCCTGATTACACAATACGTCTTACGCCATTGCTGCGTGTATGGGCTATCCGGCAAAACTTCTTATTACGCTATTTTCTTGTTTCACAAGGTTTAGCGGGTAAAACATTAGCATTATTCCATTGCTAACCTTGTGATAGCAAGGTGACTTTTGATGAAGGTGGCGTTTATTGCCGCTTTTAAAGAGATTTGCATCGCATTTCCACAAATTGCCCAAAAACTGGTCATAAATCATCACCCACAAGGGTCACTGTCAGTTAAGCACAGAAAAAGAAGTGGCGCTATCCTGGCGCTCTATTTAGAATCGCCGACCATGAAAACCAATACTCCAGCAGTCCGAATGGTGACGATTTCTGCCGATGAGGCAGGACAACGCATCGACAACTTTTTACGTACCCAGCTAAAAGGGGTGCCGAAGAGCATGATTTATCGCATTTTGCGTAAGGGCGAAGTGCGGGTGAACAAAGGGCGAATCAAGCCTGAATACAAACTTGAAGCGGGTGATGAGATCCGTATTCCGCCAGTAAGGGTGGCGGAGCGCGATGACGAGGCTGTGTCGCCTAAGCTGGATAAGGTGGCAGCGTTATCCGACGCGATCATTTTTGAAGACGATTACCTGCTGGTGCTGAACAAACCGTCAGGGACCGCCGTTCATGGTGGCAGCGGACTGAGCTTTGGCGTCATTGAAGGGCTGCGTGCGCTGCGTCCCGAAGCCCGTTTCCTGGAGCTGGTTCACCGTCTTGATCGTGATACCTCTGGCATCCTGCTGGTTGCTAAAAAGCGTTCAGCGCTGCGTTCGCTGCACGAGCAGTTGAGGGAGAAGGGGATGCAGAAGGATTATCTGGCGTTGGTACGCGGACAGTGGCCTTCTCATATCAAAGCAGTGCAGGCACCCTTGCTGAAAAATATTCTGCAAAGCGGCGAGCGAATTGTGCGGGTTAACAGCGAAGGTAAGCCATCTGAAACCCGTTTCAAAGTGGAAGAGCGCTATGCTCATGCCACGCTGGTAAAAGCCAGCCCGATTACGGGCCGTACTCATCAGATTCGTGTACATACCCTGCATGCGGGCCATCCCATCGCCTTTGACGATCGTTATGGCGAGCGCGACTTTGATGCCCAGCTTAAAGGAACCGGCCTGAAAAGGTTATTCCTGCATGCTGCCGCGCTGAAGTTCACCCATCCCAACACGGGCGAAGTCATGCGGGTTGAAGCGCCACTGGATAAAGAGTTGAAGCATTGCCTGGAAGTGTTGCGTAAAACTGCCCCGGCTAAATGATTTCAGGCTCAATTGCTCAATTGCTCATTTGCTCATTTGCTCAATTGCTCACTTGCTTAATTGTTTAAGGGCAAGGTCAGGAACGGCGCGGTGACAAGGCGTCGCCAGGGGGCCTGTTATCCGGGACGTCGTGAATCCGTCCCTGGAGACTTCGCAGCCACGTCCATGTGGCTGAGACCCGGTTAACAGGCCCCCTGGCGCCCCCTCATCTTCAGTGTCGTTGGCTAGCCTGGAGGCTGCACAGGTCAAAACCAAAACCTGAGTAACCGGTCATTATTCCTGTTACCTGTGGTTTTGACCTGTGTATCCCCATTACTGCAGGCGAAACTGAAACTAAAGGGAAGGGGGAGTGGGTTGATAAGCAAAGCGTCCCGGCACATGGACGTGCCGGGCCGAGCTGTCATGGATGACGCTTTTTGCGTCTTTGTGTTCAACCCACTCTTCCTGACCATGCCCCTGACCCTGAAGGCAACTTACCCCTTTTCAGATAACCACTCTTCCTGACCATGCCCCTGACCCTGAAGGCAACTTGCCCCTTTTCAGATAACCACTCTCCCTGACCATGCCCCTGACCCTGAAGGCAACTTACCCTTTTCAGATAACCACTCTTCCTGACCATGCCCCTGACCCTGAAGGCAACTTACCCCTTTTCAGATAACCACTCTTCCTGACCATGCCCCTGACCCTGAAGGCAACTTACCCCTTTTCAGATAACCACTCTTCCTGACCATGCCCTGACCCTGAAAGCAATTTACCTTTGCTCAACCAGCACCTTCTATTACGCTAACGGATCCACACCCACCTTACGCAGCATCTCGCATAAAGCAATCAGCGGTAGCCCTACCAGCGTATTAGGATCCCGGCCGGAAAGCCGGTCAAACAGCGTTATCCCTAATCCTTCGCTTTTAAAACTCCCGGCGCAATTCAGCGGCTGCTCTTTCGCAATATAATGGGCAATTTCTTTATCGGTAAGATGCCTGAAATCAACATTAAATGGCTCACAAATCACCTGCAGATGATTATTTGCACTGTCAAAAAGTGCCAGGCCAGTATAAAAAATGACGCTGTGCCCGCTTGCCTGACTTAATTGCTTGCGCGCGTTCTCCTCAGTGTGCGGCTTTCCGGTTATTTTGCCGTCAATCACACACACCTGATCCGAGCCAATAATAAAATGTTGTGGATACTTATCTGCCAGCGCCTGAGCTTTGGCAGCGGCAAGACGTTGTACTAAATCAATAGCAGATTCATTAACTTGAGGAGATTCATCTACCTCAGGTGCCGCGGTGATAAAGGCAAGGCCCAGCTTTTCCAGCAGGCTCTTTCTGAAAGGGGAGGTTGAAGCCAGTACAAGTTGTGTCATCTTTTTTCCAGAATAGATAGCGAATCACTTCAATGCATTTTAAACTGTGCGCCGCACTGGATGCGAATATTGGGTGAAAGATGCTGTAAACCGGCCTTTTTCTTTGACTCTATCTCGTTACAAAGATAATATGCGCGCCCTATGCAAAAGGTAAAATTACCCCTGACTCTTGATCCGGTTCGTACCGCTCAAAAACGCCTTGATTATCAGGGCGTCTACACCCCTGAACAGGTGAAGCGTATTGCCGAATCAGTAGTGAGCGTGGACACAGATGTAGAGTGCACCATGTCGTTCGCGATCGACAACCAGCGTTTAGCGGTACTTAACGGTACGGCTGCGGTCTCCGTAACGCTGTGCTGTCAACGCTGCGGCGGGTCATTCCCGCATCAGGCCCACGTAACGTATTGTTTCAGTCCGGTCGTCACTGACGAACAGGCTGAAGCACTGCCGGAAGCGTACGAGCCGATCGAGGTCAACGAGTTTGGCGAAATCGATCTGCTGGCGGTGGTTGAAGATGAAATTATCCTCGCCCTGCCTGTCGTTCCGGTGCATGATTCTGAACACTGTGAAGTGTCCGAGGCGGACATGGTCTTTGGTAAACTGCCTGAAGAGGCGGAAAAACCAAACCCATTTGCCGTATTAGCCAGTTTAAAGCGTAAGTAATTAGGAGTAAGGTCCATGGCCGTACAACAGAATAAACCAACCCGTTCCAAGCGTGGCATGCGTCGTTCACACGATGCTCTGACCACAGCATCTCTTTCCGTAGATAAAGTTTCTGGCGAAACGCATCTGCGTCACCACATCACTGCGGATGGTTACTACCGCGGTCGCAAGGTCATCGTTAAGTAATTCTTGCGGATACGCAAGGCGATACTTTGCCACGTCTGACCCTGGCGATAGATGCCATGGGCGGGGACTTCGGTCCCTGCGTGACAGTGCCTGCTGCAATGCAGGCACTGGCCTCTAACTCGCAACTGCATCTTCTTCTGGTCGGCGATCCCGACAACATCTCGTCATTACTCGCAAAAGCTGATTCCGCCTTACTGGCACGTCTGCAGATTATCCCTGCCGAGTCGGTTATTGCCAGTGATGCCAAACCTTCCCAGGCTATCAGACAGAGCCGGGGCACCTCAATGCGTGTGGCGCTTGAACTGGTGAAAGAAGGTAAGGCCGGGGCCTGCGTCAGCGCCGGAAACACCGGTGCGCTGATGGGCCTCGCTAAATTAATGCTCAAACCGCTGGATGGGATTGAGCGGCCCGCGCTGATGACGGTATTGCCGAATCAGCAAAAGGGAAAAACAGTCTTGCTGGACCTGGGCGCAAACGTGGAATCCGACAGCGCTATGCTGGTGCAGTTCGCGATCATGGGCGCGGTCATGGCAGAAGAGATTCTGTCGGTGGCCTCGCCACGCGTTGCGTTACTGAGCAATGGTCAGGAAGAGACCAAGGGATTGACGAGTATCCGGGACGCCGCAGCAATACTGCGTGAATTGCCAGATTTTAACTATATTGGATACCTCGAAGGGAACGATCTTCTTACCGGGAAGACGGACGTGCTTGTCTGCGATGGTTTTGTGGGCAATGTCACCCTGAAAACCATGGAAGGCATGGTAAGAATGTTTCTTTCGCTGATGACTTCACAAGGCGAAGGTAAAAAAAGGGCCTGGTGGATGAAGCTGACAGGGCGTTTGCTTAAAAAACGTCTGGCAAAGCGCTTCGGCCACCTCAACCCCGACCAGTACAATGGCGCCTGTCTGTTAGGATTGCGCGGCTCCGTGATTAAGAGTCATGGTGCAGCGAATCAACGCGCATTTACTGCAGCGATTGAACAGGCAGAGCAGGCGGTGCGGCGGCAAGTTCCCGAGCGGATTGCTGCCCGCCTTCAGGCTGTATTACCTAAGAGTGACTGAACGGACATGTATACGAAGATTCTTGGTACGGGCAGCTATTTGCCTGAGCAGGTGCGGACTAACGCCGATCTGGAAAAAATGGTAGATACCTCGGACGAGTGGATTGTCACCCGCACGGGGATCCGCGAGCGTCGCATTGCTGGCGCAGACGAAACTGTAGCAACGATGGGTTTCCATGCCGCCGAACGCGCACTGGAAATGGCTGGCGTTGATAAGAACGACATTGGGCTGATTGTGGTGGCCACCACCTCATCAAGCCACGCTTTCCCAAGTTCAGCCTGCATGATCCAGCAAATGCTGGAGATTGATGATGCCGCGGCATTTGACCTGGCGGCCGCGTGCGCAGGCTTCACTTATGCCTTAAGCGTGGCCGATCAGTACATCAAAAACGGCGCGGTAAAACATGCGCTGGTGATTGGTGCTGATGTGCTCGCGCGCATGCTCGATCCTGAAGATCGTGGCACCATTATCCTGTTTGGTGATGGCGCAGGTGCGGTAGTGCTGGGCGCAAGCGAAGAGCAGGGGATTATCTCTACTCATCTGCACGCCGATGGCCGTTATGGCCAGCTGCTGACGCTCTCCAATCAGGATCGTGAGAATCAGGATCAACCTTCTTACGTCACCATGGCCGGGAACGAAGTGTTCAAGGTAGCGGTGACGGAACTGGCCCATATCGTGGAAGAGACGCTGCAGGCGAACAACCTGGAACGTGAAGCGATTGACTGGCTGGTGCCACATCAGGCTAACCTGCGCATCATCAGCGCCACTGCCCGCAAGCTGGGCATGGGGATGGAAAAAGTCGTGGTAACCCTTGATCGTCACGGCAACACTTCCGCCGCTTCTGTGCCTTGCGCACTGGATGAAGCCGTGCGTGATGGTCGTATTCAGCGTGGTCAGCTTATTCTGCTGGAAGCCTTCGGCGGTGGATTCACCTGGGGCTCGGCGCTGGTTCGTTTTTGATTAACAGGACATAACAATGACGCAATTTGCTATGGTTTTCCCGGGACAGGGATCCCAGACGGTGGGTATGCTGGCTGAACTGGCTGCAGAGAACCCGACGGTAGAAAAAACCTTCCGTGAAGCCTCAGATGCTCTGGGCTACGACCTTTGGGCACTGGTGCAGCAGGGGCCGGTTGAAGAATTGAACAAAACCTGGCAGACTCAGCCGGCTTTACTGGCCGCATCTGTTGCTATTTTCCGCGTTTGGCAGGAAAAAGGCGGATCCACGCCTGCAATGCTGGCGGGACACAGCCTGGGCGAGTATAGTGCGCTGGTTTGTGCCGGGGTGATCGATTTCGCGGAAGCGATCAAACTGGTTGAATTGCGTGGCAAACTGATGCAGGAAGCGGTTCCGGAAGGAACGGGTGCGATGCAGGCCATTATCGGCCTGGATGACGCAGCCATTGCAAAAGCCTGTGAAGAGTCTGCACAGGGTCAGGTGGTTTCCCCTGTTAACTTTAATTCCCCTGGTCAGGTTGTTATTGCCGGAAATAAAGAAGCGGTAGAACGCGCTGGTGCAGCCTGCAAAGCAGCTGGCGCCAAACGTGCTCTTCCGTTACCTGTGAGCGTACCTTCTCACTGTGCTCTGATGAAACCCGCTGCCGATAAACTGGCCGCTGCACTGGAAGCACTGACCTTCAACGCCCCGACAGTTCCGGTGGTTAACAACGTTGATGTGCAGTGTGAAACCTCGCCTGAGGCGATCCGTAGTGCGCTGGTTCGTCAGCTGTACAACCCGGTCCGCTGGACCGGATGTGTGGAATTTATGGCACAGGAAGGCGTGACGTCGTTGCTGGAAGTTGGCCCTGGAAAGGTGCTGACCGGCCTGACGAAACGTATTGTTGACACCCTGACCGCGGCACCGGTAAACGATCCGGCCAGCCTGTCAGCGGCGCTTTAACAGTCAGACGAGGATGAACATGAGCTTTGAAGGAAAAATCGCACTGGTTACCGGTGCAAGTCGCGGCATTGGCCGTGCTATCGCAGAAACACTGGTAGCACGCGGCGCGAAAGTAGTCGGTACAGCGACCAGCCAGAGCGGCGCGGATGCCATCAGTGCTTATCTGGGCACGAATGGCAAAGGCTTGCTGCTGAATGTGACCGACAGCGCCTCAATTGAGAGCGTGTTGGAAAATATTCGTGCTGAATTTGGCGAAGTGGACATTTTAGTCAATAATGCTGGCATTACGCGTGATAATCTTCTGATGCGTATGAAGGATGATGAGTGGCAGGATATTCTGGACACCAATCTGACTTCCGTATTCCGCCTGTCAAAAGCGGTAATGCGCGCTATGATGAAGAAACGCGTAGGCCGAATTATTACCATTGGTTCCGTAGTCGGAACGATGGGTAATGCGGGCCAGGCAAACTACGCGGCAGCAAAAGCGGGTTTGATCGGCTTCAGCAAGTCACTGGCGCGTGAAATCGCGTCACGTGGTATTACCGTTAACGTCGTGGCTCCTGGTTTCATTGAAACCGACATGACGCGTGCGCTGACTGAAGATCAGCGTGCGGGCATTCTGGCGGAAGTGCCAGCGGGTCGCCTCGGCGGCGCGCAGGAAATCGCCAATGCCGTCGCATTTTTAGCCTCCGACGAGGCTGCGTACATCACTGGTGAGACGCTGCACGTCAACGGCGGGATGTATATGGTCTGATAATCACGAAAACTATTTGCGTTATTTGCGGTAAAACCCGCAAAATAAGGTAAATTCGTGGTTTGACCAGCCGGGATTTAGTTGCATCTTTTTCACCATTTTATACACTACGAAAACCATCGCGAAAGCGAGTTTTGATAGGAAATTTAATAGTATGAGCACTATCGAAGAACGCGTTAAGAAAATCATTGGCGAGCAGCTTGGCGTTAAGCAGGAAGAAGTTGTTAATACTGCCTCTTTTGTAGAAGATCTGGGCGCTGATTCTCTTGATACCGTTGAGCTGGTAATGGCTCTGGAAGAAGAGTTTGATACCGAGATTCCGGACGAAGAAGCTGAGAAAATCACTACCGTTCAGGCTGCTATTGATTACATCAATGGTCACCAGGCGTAAGTGAGCATCTCCAGGCGGTCATTCGACCGCCTGAGTTTTATCTGAAAGTCCCACACAGTGTCCCTGTCATTTTTTCCCTCCCTGGAGGACGAACGTGTCTAAGCGTCGTGTAGTTGTGACCGGTCTTGGCATGTTGTCTCCTGTCGGCAATACCGTAGAGTCTACCTGGAATGCTCTTGTTGCCGGTCAGAGTGGCATCAGCCTGATCGACCATTTTGATACTAGTGCCTACGCAACGCGTTTTGCTGGCTTAGTAAAGGATTTTAACTGTGAAGAATTTATCTCGCGCAAAGATCAGCGCAAGATGGATGCCTTCATTCAGTACGGCGTTGTCGCTGGCATTCAGGCCATGCAGGATTCCGGTCTGGTCATTACTGATGAGAATGCCGATCGTATTGGTGCCGCTATCGGCTCCGGTATCGGTGGTCTCGGTCTGATTGAAGAGAACCACGCTTCGCTGGTCAACGGCGGCCCGCGTAAAATCAGTCCTTTCTTCGTTCCCTCCACGATTGTGAACATGATAGCGGGTCACCTGACTATTATGTATGGCATGAAAGGCCCAAGTAT
This genomic window from Erwinia sp. E_sp_B01_1 contains:
- the flgL gene encoding flagellar hook-associated protein FlgL yields the protein MRLSTSMMYDQQMRGVTNSQASWLKAGEQLSTGKRVINPSDDPVAAAQAVVLSQAQAQTSQFKTARVFATNSVSQEETNLQQVTTVIQGAQSVVVAAASGTLSDDDRQSYATQLEGMRDQLLNLANSTDGNGRYMFAGYKTDAAPFTKAADGSVTYTGGDTAITQKVDANRTMTTSHTGSQVFLSVTSNAEKDADGNTVDANIFDTLNNAIKALNTPVADASDADTKAAADAVSKLSRGLSNSLNNVSKIRSELGTQLSELESLDAKGEDTALNQSTQMSGLVDVDYTAAISSYTMQQTALQASYKVFTDMSSLSLFKLNA
- the rne gene encoding ribonuclease E, with product MKRMLINATQQEELRVALVDGQRLYDLDIESPGHEQKKANIYKGKITRIEPSLEAAFVDYGAERHGFLPLKEISREYFPSNYSSHGRPNIKDVLREGQEVIVQIDKEERGNKGAALTTFISLAGSYLVLMPNNPRAGGISRRIEGDDRTELKEALSALELPEGMGLIVRTAGVGKSAEALQWDLSFRMKHWEAIKKAADSRPAPFLIHQESNVIVRAFRDYLRQDIGEILIDNPKVLELARQHIAALGRPDFSSKIKLYTGEIPLFSHYQIESQIESAFQREVRLPSGGSIVIDSTEALTAIDINSARATRGGDIEETAFNTNLEAADEIARQLRLRDLGGLIVIDFIDMTPVRHQRAVENRLREAVRQDRARIQISHISRFGLLEMSRQRLSPSLGESSHHVCPRCSGTGTIRDNESLALSILRLIEEEALKENTKEVHAIVPVQVASYLLNEKREAVSAIEKRQGGVKAIIVPNDQMQTPHYSVLRVRSGEETQTLSYHLPKLHEAEMALPSEEEHAERKRPEQPALAAFVMPDAPPAPQEAVAAAPQAAAEPQATPAAPAPAAAEPGLMSRLFRGLKKMFAGEEKPAEQPQPVVVEEEKAPEAAPPRGERRNNRRQNNRRDRNNGDRSERYSDRNDRSGDRNDRGGDRNDRNSDRNDRNADRNVDRNDRNADRNTDRNADRNTERSDRNERNDRNPRNDRNSNRNERMVRDRDPAAENREENRRNKRNAPAAAEVRDDLQPVAEESQQQQPRRERQPRRRQDEKRQAPQDEKVAELAQVAEAAPIEEAAEGEEHVQVMPRRKPRQLDQKVRIETAEQTAARSFAPAEEEAPVQAPVAVENHSEAEESEDRDSNSMPRRSRRSPRHLRVSGQRRRRYRDERYPNQSPMPLTFAAASPEMASGKVWITYPVAHAADEHEHEQSVVPDYGHQDTADAVAVASTEAAHSADVAEAQPVHIAEPQPENKPEVTLVNTDETAAIETPVNEQPAVISAADEPVADAVAQEALPAEETRPAVEAFVDAVEEIVEDAKQAEEQRIAEKVSQQAADTAADVSPTTEQQVKEVLSAPEAVAERIEATEPHAPVPARDEPVAPPAAAPQVSAPAEAPAAAPQASAPAAAPAAAPQASAPAAAPAAAPQASAPAAAPAAAPQVSAPAVAPAAAPQASAPAEAPAAAPQTSAPAQPAFKHHATAPMTKAPAPEYQPAPARQSDWVRPAFDFDGKGSAGGHSATHQATAPATRPE
- the rluC gene encoding 23S rRNA pseudouridine(955/2504/2580) synthase RluC yields the protein MKTNTPAVRMVTISADEAGQRIDNFLRTQLKGVPKSMIYRILRKGEVRVNKGRIKPEYKLEAGDEIRIPPVRVAERDDEAVSPKLDKVAALSDAIIFEDDYLLVLNKPSGTAVHGGSGLSFGVIEGLRALRPEARFLELVHRLDRDTSGILLVAKKRSALRSLHEQLREKGMQKDYLALVRGQWPSHIKAVQAPLLKNILQSGERIVRVNSEGKPSETRFKVEERYAHATLVKASPITGRTHQIRVHTLHAGHPIAFDDRYGERDFDAQLKGTGLKRLFLHAAALKFTHPNTGEVMRVEAPLDKELKHCLEVLRKTAPAK
- a CDS encoding nucleoside triphosphate pyrophosphatase — protein: MTQLVLASTSPFRKSLLEKLGLAFITAAPEVDESPQVNESAIDLVQRLAAAKAQALADKYPQHFIIGSDQVCVIDGKITGKPHTEENARKQLSQASGHSVIFYTGLALFDSANNHLQVICEPFNVDFRHLTDKEIAHYIAKEQPLNCAGSFKSEGLGITLFDRLSGRDPNTLVGLPLIALCEMLRKVGVDPLA
- the yceD gene encoding 23S rRNA accumulation protein YceD, coding for MQKVKLPLTLDPVRTAQKRLDYQGVYTPEQVKRIAESVVSVDTDVECTMSFAIDNQRLAVLNGTAAVSVTLCCQRCGGSFPHQAHVTYCFSPVVTDEQAEALPEAYEPIEVNEFGEIDLLAVVEDEIILALPVVPVHDSEHCEVSEADMVFGKLPEEAEKPNPFAVLASLKRK
- the rpmF gene encoding 50S ribosomal protein L32 yields the protein MAVQQNKPTRSKRGMRRSHDALTTASLSVDKVSGETHLRHHITADGYYRGRKVIVK